One genomic segment of Belonocnema kinseyi isolate 2016_QV_RU_SX_M_011 chromosome 2, B_treatae_v1, whole genome shotgun sequence includes these proteins:
- the LOC117168274 gene encoding alpha-(1,6)-fucosyltransferase, giving the protein MAALWSGRPGWLGKLGLVLLAAWLVVLIVSVSHVYRTSPSSSYSSNTNYEENAQRLARMASDFEILKKQNEALRNIIISDGSKSVKGDHLGSIQERLEKSSIYYDLVDKEGQPSLEYEELRRRIRNNIQEMWYYTNAELNKFKKHADEFTFEQRESEVLQAIKNIWDHKKYLIMDLDRLTKSDGHDEWREREARDLADLVQRRFSSLQNPKDCNKAKKLVCNLNKGCGFGCQIHHVVYCFLVAYGTERTMILKSKGWRYHKEGWESVFKPMSETCLSTSGDSHANWPGDTSTQVLSLPIVDNVYPKPQYQPPAVPADLAPRLQKLHGHPLVWWVGQVLKFLMRPQDNIRKVLDDAKERLGFKKPIVGIHVRRTDKVGTEAAFHDIDEYMIKVQQYFDELEEKPEVRRVFIASDDPKVITAARSRYPTYEIIGDPKIAETASVSRRYSDVSLHGIIIDINLLASSDFLVCTFSSQVCRVAYELMQTYYVDAYNRFASLDDIYYYGGQNPHPQVAILDHKPRKSGELELKVGDLVEVYGNHWDGFSKGRNARTSMTGLFPSYKVKNPIKDVDFPKYSNVPLHENKIE; this is encoded by the exons ATGGCAGCGCTGTGGTCTGGGCGACCAGGTTGGCTAGGGAAACTAGGTTTAGTATTACTTGCTGCTTGGCTTGTGGTACTAATTGTATCAGTTTCCCATGTCTACAGAACTAGTCCATCGTCTTCTTATTCTAGCAATACTAATTATGAAGAAAATGCTCAACGTTTGGCACGAATGGCCAGCGATTTTGAAATACTCAAAAAACAAAACGAAGCTCTCAGAAATATAATTATAAG tgatgGATCGAAATCAGTAAAAGGGGATCATTTAGGATCGATTCAGGAGCGACTTGAAAAATCTTCCATATACTACGATCTTGTAGATAAGGAAGGGCAACCTTCACTAGAGTACGAGGAACTAAGACGTCGAATACGGAATAATATTCAGGAGATGTG GTATTACACGAACGCAGAactaaataagttcaaaaaacaTGCAGATGAGTTCACATTCGAACAGCGGGAGAGTGAGGTGCTACAAGCGATAAAGAATATCTGGGATCACAAAAAATATCTAATAATGGACTTAGATAGATTGACTAAATCTGATGGACACGACGAATGGCGCGAAAGAGAAGCTAGAGATTTAGCCGACCTCGTTCAAAGACGTTTCAG TTCCCTTCAAAATCCTAAAGATTGTAACAAAGCCAAAAAGCTGGTATGCAACTTAAACAAGGGCTGTGGATTCGGCTGTCAG ATACACCACGTGGTTTACTGTTTCTTAGTCGCTTACGGTACAGAAAGAACGATGATCCTAAAATCCAAGGGCTGGCGATACCACAAGGAAGGCTGGGAGTCGGTCTTCAAACCCATGAGCGAGACATGTTTATCAACAAGTGGTGATTCGCATGCTAATTGGCCTGGCGACACCAGCACTCAGGTACTTTCCCTGCCGATTGTGGACAACGTTTATCCTAAACCGCAGTATCAGCCCCCGGCCGTTCCTGCCGACTTGGCACCACGATTACAAAAACTCCACGGACATCCACTTGTTTGGTGGGTGGGTCAGGTTCTGAAGTTCCTAATGAGACCGCAGGACAACATCAGAAAAGTGCTGGATGACGCTAAAGAGCGACTCGGGTTCAAAAAGCCCATCGTCGGAATTCACGTCCGCCGAACAGATAAAGTGGGAACTGAAGCTGCATTCCATGACATCGACGAGTACATGATCAAAGTTCAACAGTATTTCGACGAGCTGGAGGAAAAGCCTGAAGTGAGGAGAGTCTTCATAGCTAGCGACGATCCTAAAGTCATCACAGCAGCAAGAAGTCGTTATCCGACTTATGAAATCATCGGAGATCCGAAGATTGCCGAAACCGCATCAGTCTCTAGACGATATTCCGACGTTTCCTTGCACGGAATCATTATCGACATTAACCTCCTTGCTTCGAGCGACTTTCTTGTGTGCACATTCAGCTCACAAGTTTGCCGCGTTGCGTATGAATTGATGCAGACTTATTATGTTGACGCGTATAATCGATTTGCGTCGCTtgatgatatttattattatgggGGTCAGAATCCACATCCGCAAGTTGCAATCTTGGATCACAAGCCGAGGAAAAGCGGAGAATTGGAATTGAAAGTCGGGGATCTAGTCGAAGTTTATGGAAATCATTGGGATGGTTTCTCAAAAGGTCGAAATGCGAGAACTAGCATGACAGGATTGTTCCCGAGTTACAAGGTGAAAAATCCAATCAAGGATGTGGACTTTCCTAAGTATTCAAATGTGCCCTTACATGAGAACAAAATTGAGTGA